The following proteins are encoded in a genomic region of Anaerolineae bacterium:
- a CDS encoding sugar ABC transporter substrate-binding protein, producing MLLKNLAVLLKNKIWIGGLAALLVLLPGCAGLASLPEATPVVEAVTVKFAYDEDVVHPGYYEDLAEVFHERYPNVTVELLPAGWEQDWDVVADPELWIARMQRSKRITSLNSFIEQDETFDLPDFYPTSLEFFTIEGEVMAIPAGTDILVMYYNRDLFDQYDVPYPELDWTWNDFLSRAIALRDPGVGIYGYAPQEDYLDSLNYVYQHGGKIFDDLQNPTRSTFDDPLTIEALEWYADLLHQHNVAPTPAQVSEFGSGLTNPAISFTLGKAGMYAGSLSDQGGVSFAQWKFRWGIAPLPHDAQFVTGSRGWGYGISSDTPIPQAAWQWVVFLSRQRPSRLVPARRSLAEAEEYKESVVDYIAIQTTLEQAQLVPYISLWTEPELSSKRWPLENALRQIVRGETTPQEAMTAAQAQAEK from the coding sequence ATGTTGCTCAAAAATCTAGCAGTACTCCTAAAAAACAAAATTTGGATAGGCGGTCTGGCCGCTCTGCTGGTTCTCCTGCCCGGCTGTGCTGGACTGGCCTCGCTGCCTGAAGCAACGCCGGTGGTTGAGGCGGTCACCGTCAAATTTGCCTACGACGAAGATGTGGTGCATCCGGGTTACTACGAAGATTTGGCCGAGGTGTTCCACGAACGTTATCCCAATGTAACCGTAGAACTTCTCCCGGCGGGTTGGGAACAAGATTGGGACGTTGTGGCCGATCCTGAGCTTTGGATTGCCCGGATGCAACGCAGCAAACGCATCACGAGCCTGAATTCATTCATCGAGCAAGATGAAACCTTTGACCTGCCCGACTTTTACCCGACCTCCCTGGAATTTTTCACCATCGAGGGGGAAGTGATGGCTATTCCTGCCGGCACCGACATCCTGGTGATGTACTACAACCGGGACCTTTTTGACCAATACGACGTCCCCTACCCGGAACTAGATTGGACCTGGAACGATTTTTTGAGCCGGGCCATAGCCTTGCGCGACCCCGGGGTCGGCATCTACGGGTATGCGCCTCAGGAAGATTATCTTGACTCCCTGAACTACGTTTACCAGCACGGGGGCAAAATCTTTGACGACCTGCAAAATCCCACCCGTTCCACCTTTGACGATCCCTTGACCATCGAGGCCCTGGAATGGTACGCCGATTTACTCCACCAACACAACGTGGCCCCTACCCCCGCCCAGGTAAGTGAATTTGGTTCAGGCCTGACCAATCCTGCGATCAGTTTTACTTTGGGCAAAGCCGGCATGTACGCCGGCAGTCTATCCGACCAGGGGGGCGTTTCGTTTGCGCAGTGGAAATTCCGTTGGGGCATAGCGCCTTTGCCCCACGATGCCCAATTTGTTACGGGATCCCGGGGATGGGGTTACGGCATCAGCAGTGACACGCCAATTCCCCAGGCCGCCTGGCAGTGGGTGGTTTTTCTCAGCCGGCAAAGACCCAGCCGCCTGGTCCCGGCCCGCCGGTCGTTGGCCGAGGCTGAAGAATACAAAGAATCGGTAGTAGACTACATAGCTATCCAGACCACCCTGGAGCAAGCGCAGCTCGTCCCCTACATATCGTTATGGACAGAACCGGAACTTAGTTCTAAACGTTGGCCCCTGGAAAATGCGCTGCGGCAAATTGTCCGGGGAGAGACCACCCCGCAAGAGGCTATGACGGCGGCTCAAGCCCAGGCTGAAAAGTAA
- the uvrB gene encoding excinuclease ABC subunit UvrB, with protein sequence MMPDFQLVSDYQATGDQPPAIAALVAGLNRGWPHQVLLGATGTGKTFTIANVIARVQRPTLILAHNKTLAAQLYSEFSAFFPHNAVAYFVSYYDYYQPEAYIPRTDTYIEKTTEINEEIERMRLAATQALATRRDVIVVASVSAIYSLGDPEKYDQAHVSFETGQVRQRDKVLRRLIDIYYERNKFDLTYGTFRVRGDTLEIRPAYSDALYRVEFWGDEVERITEIHSLTGEFIQSMNSLTIHPARHFITPAERMAEILTAIETEMEERVAHLRAGNKLVEAQRLEQRTRYDLEMLRELGYCSGAENYSRHFYGRAPGDPPWTLIDYFPDDFLMVVDESHMTLPQIRGMYHGDRARKQVLVEHGFRLPSCLDNRPLKFEEWAARLYRVIYTSATPGPYETTHAQQTVEQVIRPTGLLDPAISVRPTMGQIDDLTHEIQQRVEKGQRALVTTLTKRMAEDLADYLADLGLNVHYLHSEVDTFERVEILQDLRAGVYDAVVGINLLREGLDLPEVSLVAILDADKEGFLRSETALIQTVGRAARHFEGTVIMYADKITNSMQRAIAETNRRRDKQMAYNQAHGITPSSVVKAITEMLPHVAANGKTETTPLRPDEARLSPDEYLETVAGLEAEMKKFVKALEFEKAAEIRDRIAALGEQVAEKF encoded by the coding sequence GTGATGCCTGATTTTCAGCTTGTGTCAGACTACCAAGCCACCGGCGACCAGCCCCCGGCCATTGCGGCCCTGGTGGCCGGACTCAACCGGGGCTGGCCGCATCAGGTGCTGCTGGGCGCCACCGGCACCGGCAAAACCTTTACCATCGCCAACGTAATTGCCCGGGTGCAGCGCCCCACCCTGATCCTGGCCCACAACAAAACCCTGGCCGCCCAACTCTACAGCGAATTTTCCGCTTTTTTCCCCCACAACGCCGTGGCCTACTTCGTCAGCTATTACGATTATTACCAGCCCGAAGCCTACATCCCCCGCACCGACACCTACATCGAAAAAACCACCGAGATCAACGAAGAGATCGAACGCATGCGCCTGGCCGCTACCCAGGCCCTGGCCACCCGGCGCGATGTCATCGTGGTGGCCAGCGTCAGCGCCATCTACTCTTTAGGCGACCCGGAAAAGTATGATCAGGCCCACGTATCGTTTGAAACAGGCCAGGTTCGGCAGCGCGATAAAGTCCTGCGCCGTTTGATTGACATTTACTACGAGCGCAACAAGTTTGATCTGACCTACGGCACGTTCCGGGTGCGCGGCGACACCCTGGAAATCCGGCCCGCTTACAGCGACGCTCTTTACCGCGTTGAATTTTGGGGCGACGAAGTGGAACGGATCACCGAAATCCACTCCCTCACCGGCGAATTCATCCAGAGTATGAACAGCCTGACCATTCACCCGGCCCGCCACTTTATCACCCCCGCCGAACGAATGGCCGAAATCCTCACCGCCATCGAGACGGAAATGGAAGAACGAGTCGCCCACCTGCGGGCCGGGAACAAACTGGTGGAAGCCCAACGCCTGGAGCAGCGCACCCGTTACGACTTGGAGATGCTGCGCGAATTAGGCTATTGCAGCGGCGCCGAAAACTACTCGCGCCACTTCTACGGCCGGGCGCCCGGCGACCCGCCCTGGACGCTCATTGATTATTTTCCCGATGATTTTCTGATGGTGGTGGATGAAAGCCACATGACCCTGCCTCAAATTCGGGGCATGTACCACGGCGACCGGGCGCGCAAGCAGGTGTTGGTGGAACACGGCTTCCGCCTGCCCAGTTGCCTGGACAACCGGCCCCTCAAGTTTGAGGAATGGGCAGCGCGACTCTACCGGGTTATTTACACCTCGGCTACGCCCGGCCCCTATGAAACCACTCACGCTCAACAAACGGTTGAACAGGTTATCCGCCCCACCGGTCTGCTTGACCCGGCCATTAGCGTCCGCCCGACTATGGGGCAAATTGATGACCTTACCCACGAAATCCAGCAGCGCGTAGAAAAAGGCCAGCGCGCCCTGGTGACCACGCTCACCAAACGGATGGCCGAAGACCTGGCCGACTACCTGGCCGACCTGGGCCTCAACGTGCATTACCTGCACAGTGAGGTGGATACCTTTGAACGGGTAGAGATTTTACAAGACCTACGGGCCGGGGTATACGACGCCGTGGTGGGAATCAACCTACTGCGCGAAGGTCTGGATTTGCCAGAAGTATCGTTGGTGGCGATTCTGGATGCCGACAAAGAGGGCTTTTTACGTTCCGAAACCGCCCTCATCCAGACCGTTGGCCGGGCCGCCCGCCACTTTGAGGGCACGGTTATTATGTACGCCGACAAAATAACCAACTCGATGCAACGGGCCATTGCCGAAACCAATCGCCGCCGCGATAAACAGATGGCCTACAATCAAGCCCACGGCATCACCCCCAGCAGCGTGGTCAAAGCAATCACGGAGATGCTGCCCCACGTAGCGGCCAACGGCAAAACCGAAACAACGCCGCTCAGGCCGGACGAGGCTAGGTTATCGCCGGATGAATATTTGGAAACTGTGGCCGGGTTAGAGGCTGAAATGAAAAAATTTGTCAAAGCTCTGGAGTTTGAAAAGGCGGCGGAAATTAGAGACCGCATTGCGGCGTTGGGGGAGCAAGTGGCGGAAAAATTTTGA
- a CDS encoding pyridoxamine 5'-phosphate oxidase family protein, whose translation MLKQQSSGLPEPKPSRPHIPEYGIPESEEGMLPWSHVCERMENALNYWIATISPGGQPHATPVWGVWLDDAPYEGFYFDGSPQTRRGRNLAANPAVAIHLESGDDVVILKGEAHQIDGRDRAFSTRLAAAYAAKYKLKDYAPTPDTWDNGGLYVVRPHVAFAWTHFPKDATRWLFGRE comes from the coding sequence ATGTTAAAACAACAATCAAGCGGATTGCCTGAACCCAAACCAAGCCGCCCACACATCCCGGAGTACGGTATTCCTGAAAGCGAAGAAGGCATGCTGCCCTGGAGTCACGTGTGTGAGCGGATGGAGAATGCTCTGAACTATTGGATTGCCACGATTTCGCCCGGTGGACAACCGCACGCTACGCCGGTATGGGGTGTTTGGCTGGACGACGCCCCCTACGAGGGTTTCTATTTTGACGGCAGTCCCCAAACCCGCCGGGGGCGCAACCTGGCCGCCAATCCGGCGGTGGCCATCCACCTGGAGAGCGGGGATGATGTGGTGATTCTTAAAGGGGAAGCCCATCAAATTGACGGCCGGGATCGAGCGTTTTCCACCCGGCTGGCCGCCGCCTACGCCGCCAAGTACAAACTCAAAGATTACGCCCCCACCCCCGATACCTGGGACAACGGTGGGCTGTATGTAGTGCGGCCTCACGTGGCCTTTGCCTGGACCCATTTCCCCAAAGACGCCACCCGCTGGCTGTTTGGCCGGGAATAA